One segment of Paenibacillus sp. FSL R7-0337 DNA contains the following:
- a CDS encoding ATP-binding cassette domain-containing protein, with product MKKAVQEGVSPMLVFDQVNFAYRRGQPVLRQLSFDIRQGEFVTITGANGSGKSTIAKLMNGLLLPNAGEVRMGALSTLNRQDLVSIRERAGLVFQNPDDQFITASVLDEVVFGLENLRVPRIEMFGRVTRALQAVHMEDYMDAAPYQLSGGQKQRAAVAAVLAMEPSILILDEATSMLDPQGRQDLLQVMHTLHRQGLTIIHITHHMDEILPSDRVLLLSQGELAFDGTPSGLFSSVSMTEQQLAPPFTVRLFQALGLDAPQHAEWKETIRSIWSTHCRM from the coding sequence CGGAGAGGGCAGCCGGTTCTGCGTCAGCTCAGCTTTGATATACGCCAAGGCGAGTTCGTTACTATAACCGGCGCGAACGGCAGCGGTAAATCCACGATCGCCAAACTGATGAACGGATTGCTGCTGCCAAACGCAGGAGAGGTGCGGATGGGAGCGCTGAGTACCTTGAACCGCCAGGATCTTGTGAGCATCCGCGAGCGGGCCGGACTGGTCTTCCAGAATCCTGACGATCAGTTCATTACGGCTTCCGTGTTGGATGAGGTGGTCTTCGGGCTGGAGAATCTGCGCGTCCCAAGAATCGAAATGTTCGGCAGGGTAACCCGTGCACTGCAAGCCGTTCATATGGAGGACTATATGGACGCTGCTCCATATCAGCTGTCGGGCGGTCAGAAGCAGCGGGCTGCAGTAGCAGCCGTGTTGGCTATGGAGCCCTCCATCCTCATCCTGGATGAAGCCACCTCGATGCTTGATCCGCAGGGCAGGCAGGACCTTCTTCAGGTGATGCACACGCTTCACCGGCAAGGGCTGACGATCATCCACATTACCCATCATATGGATGAGATTCTGCCTTCTGACCGCGTGCTGCTGCTTAGCCAGGGAGAGCTGGCTTTTGACGGGACGCCCTCTGGATTGTTCAGCAGTGTAAGCATGACGGAGCAGCAGCTTGCGCCTCCTTTTACCGTCAGATTATTTCAGGCCCTCGGGCTGGACGCCCCGCAACACGCAGAATGGAAGGAGACGATCAGAAGCATATGGTCTACGCATTGCAGGATGTAA
- a CDS encoding ATP-binding cassette domain-containing protein, producing the protein MVYALQDVNVKMNGKDILESVSCTLQEGKWISVTGQSGAGKSTLAKVFKGLLPISKGEYTYRGQPLPKDQQGRPKAVPHIGYVFQYPEQQLFAATVNQELAFALRMKGESGANVEQAIRQIMEQMGLPAALLPQHPLQLSGGIKRLVAIASVLIARPELLILDEPAAGLDPANKNDLLRRLKSWQEEHKRTVLFLSHQLEDVAEYSDEVMIMGQGQLLGHWEVNELFLKHAERMEQAGLPVPEPIQLLRIIEECSGAKPQPASCREAEIFRTVSAIWQAKGL; encoded by the coding sequence ATGGTCTACGCATTGCAGGATGTAAATGTGAAGATGAACGGGAAGGATATTCTTGAATCCGTAAGCTGCACGCTCCAGGAGGGGAAATGGATTTCGGTGACCGGCCAGTCCGGGGCCGGTAAATCCACCCTCGCCAAGGTATTCAAGGGTCTGCTGCCGATCAGTAAAGGCGAATATACCTATCGCGGGCAGCCGTTGCCAAAGGATCAGCAAGGCAGGCCGAAGGCTGTGCCGCATATCGGTTATGTCTTTCAGTATCCGGAGCAGCAGCTCTTTGCGGCAACGGTGAATCAGGAGCTGGCTTTTGCGCTCAGAATGAAGGGGGAATCCGGGGCGAACGTGGAGCAGGCGATCCGTCAGATTATGGAACAGATGGGCTTACCCGCAGCACTGCTTCCGCAGCATCCTTTACAGCTCAGCGGAGGGATTAAGCGGCTGGTGGCTATTGCTTCTGTGCTGATCGCCAGGCCGGAGCTGCTTATTCTGGATGAACCGGCCGCAGGGCTTGATCCCGCGAACAAGAACGACTTGCTCAGGCGGCTAAAAAGCTGGCAGGAGGAGCACAAGCGGACCGTGCTGTTCCTGTCGCATCAGCTGGAGGATGTAGCCGAATACTCGGATGAGGTGATGATTATGGGGCAGGGACAATTGTTAGGACATTGGGAGGTAAACGAACTGTTCCTGAAGCATGCGGAGCGTATGGAACAAGCCGGTCTGCCTGTGCCGGAGCCGATTCAGCTCTTGAGAATCATCGAGGAATGTTCTGGAGCGAAGCCCCAGCCTGCAAGCTGCAGGGAAGCGGAGATTTTTCGAACGGTGAGTGCTATCTGGCAGGCAAAAGGTCTCTGA
- a CDS encoding energy-coupling factor transporter transmembrane protein EcfT, with amino-acid sequence MTDKIVLGQYLPSDSIIHRLDPRTKLLILVAFTIGSMHLQAITGYIAASVLAGGQLLLSRISLRLLLRALRPILLILLLPMVYHLLFNQEGIGKELFALWRILLLVSLALILTLTTKPLDLAKGLEQLCKPLTRLGVPVEALALTVMLAIRFIPTITQELDRILVAQQARGYDIKDTKGLNRIQAYIQLVIPLLATTLARAEQLAMTIEARAYGNGKGRTSYRVLKYAPLDYAAGGIMITYILLGILLER; translated from the coding sequence ATGACGGATAAAATTGTACTCGGGCAGTATCTCCCTTCAGACTCTATCATTCACCGGCTTGATCCGCGAACGAAGCTGCTCATTCTTGTAGCCTTCACAATTGGCAGTATGCATCTCCAGGCGATTACCGGATACATTGCGGCTTCAGTTCTGGCGGGAGGACAGCTCCTCTTGTCCAGAATTTCGCTTCGATTACTCTTACGGGCTTTGCGGCCGATTCTGCTCATCCTGCTGCTGCCAATGGTCTATCATCTCCTGTTCAACCAGGAAGGGATCGGGAAAGAGCTGTTCGCACTCTGGCGGATTCTGCTGCTGGTCTCGCTTGCTCTTATCCTGACATTAACGACGAAGCCGCTCGATCTGGCCAAAGGTCTGGAACAGCTGTGCAAGCCGTTAACCCGGCTGGGCGTTCCGGTAGAGGCGCTGGCTTTGACGGTCATGCTGGCTATTCGTTTTATCCCCACCATTACCCAGGAGCTGGACCGTATTCTTGTGGCGCAACAGGCCAGAGGGTATGATATCAAGGATACCAAAGGCCTTAACCGGATACAGGCTTACATCCAATTAGTGATTCCGCTGCTCGCAACCACCCTTGCCCGGGCGGAGCAGCTGGCTATGACGATTGAGGCAAGGGCTTACGGCAACGGGAAGGGTCGGACTTCCTATCGGGTGCTAAAATATGCACCGTTGGATTATGCAGCCGGCGGGATCATGATTACATATATTCTGCTGGGAATTCTGCTAGAGAGATGA
- a CDS encoding phosphoenolpyruvate hydrolase family protein produces MNRTAILERLQSELREGNHIIGVSTGTGITAKVAADSGADFILMLNSGKFRQMGRSSLAGFLPFCNSNEMVMDFASKEIVPLVRDTPVLFGLNANDPTREMSLYIEEIKARGFAGVNNYPTVGLIDGVFREALEEDGISYDREVEAIRLAHQQGLFTVAFVFDESQAVQMAQAGADVICVHLGLTVGGLLGARKVVSLEAAKAKALRILTACGEVKPEVIKMIYGGPVKTPVDVQYMYSSNTQIMGYIGGSAFERIPSEQSITAITRDFKRLGKLDEDDLMVKMLSGITRHYDYVEFVKEYVAQNYSEEVVFADLAKVAHVSRSYLSSLFKKEMGCSFQSYLVGFRIQKATILLQAPHLQLSEVSAMVGYPDYALFSRMFKKLTGCSPKQYKSNLNTKT; encoded by the coding sequence TTGAACAGAACAGCCATACTGGAGCGGCTTCAGTCAGAGCTGCGCGAAGGCAACCATATTATCGGCGTCTCGACAGGTACGGGAATTACAGCCAAGGTTGCCGCTGACAGCGGAGCAGACTTCATTCTAATGCTGAACTCCGGCAAGTTCCGGCAGATGGGGAGAAGCTCGCTGGCGGGGTTCCTGCCCTTCTGCAACAGCAATGAGATGGTAATGGATTTTGCCTCGAAGGAGATTGTGCCGCTGGTGAGAGACACTCCGGTGCTGTTCGGGCTGAATGCAAATGATCCAACGAGAGAAATGTCCCTATACATAGAAGAGATCAAGGCCAGAGGCTTCGCGGGAGTGAATAATTATCCGACGGTCGGCCTGATCGACGGGGTGTTCAGAGAGGCACTGGAGGAAGACGGCATCAGCTATGACAGGGAGGTTGAGGCTATACGTCTGGCTCATCAGCAGGGGTTGTTCACGGTGGCCTTTGTCTTCGACGAATCCCAAGCGGTCCAGATGGCCCAAGCGGGGGCAGATGTGATCTGTGTGCATCTTGGCCTGACTGTAGGCGGATTGCTTGGGGCGCGGAAGGTGGTCTCCCTGGAAGCTGCCAAGGCGAAGGCGCTGCGCATTCTCACTGCCTGCGGGGAGGTTAAGCCTGAAGTCATTAAGATGATCTACGGCGGTCCGGTCAAGACTCCGGTAGATGTCCAGTACATGTACAGCAGCAACACGCAGATTATGGGCTACATTGGCGGCTCTGCCTTTGAACGGATTCCCTCCGAGCAGTCGATTACGGCCATTACCCGCGATTTCAAGCGCCTGGGCAAGCTGGATGAGGATGATCTCATGGTCAAAATGCTCAGCGGCATCACCCGGCATTATGATTACGTAGAATTCGTCAAAGAATATGTCGCCCAGAATTACAGCGAGGAAGTGGTGTTCGCGGATCTGGCCAAGGTGGCACATGTGTCGCGCAGTTATTTGAGCAGCTTATTTAAAAAGGAAATGGGCTGCAGCTTCCAGAGCTATCTGGTTGGCTTCCGTATCCAAAAGGCAACCATACTGCTCCAGGCTCCGCACCTGCAATTATCCGAGGTGTCCGCAATGGTCGGCTACCCCGACTATGCCCTGTTCAGCAGAATGTTCAAGAAGCTGACGGGCTGCTCGCCCAAGCAGTACAAATCTAACCTAAACACAAAAACATAG